A window of Paenibacillus phoenicis genomic DNA:
TCGTATCCAAAATTTTGTGTTCCTCTGCCCAGCGCTCCTCTTCCGGAGCGGGAGCCCCCCATTTACCGGACTTCCAAAGCGAGGACAGCTCTTCCTTCTTCGCCAGCCCAACGTAGAGCCCAATGTAGCCAAACAGCGCCGATACCGCGAATTGCGCCATGCTCTCCAGCGTGCCGAGCCAGGACAGCAGGGGGTAGACCATTAAGGAAAGAAGAAGTCCCGCAGTCAAACCGGCCGCACCGGCAGCCATTTCATTCATCGGGATCCGCGTTAAAGCGGCAATCCATGTTTTTACTTTGGAAGAAACGACGTCTGCAGCCATAGAGAACAGGAACAAGAACAGTAGCGCACCAGCCGCAGCCCAGATCAAATTAGCTGCGATCGGGTTCATTTCGCGAAACCAGTCGCTCGCAGCCCCCGGTAACACACCGGACAAGCCGCCGGTCGTATAACCGAACCAGGCCCCGCATAAACCAGCTAGAATCATCGAGTATTTTTTCAGCACGTCTCTCTTCACCTCCTGAATAAGTATCTTCTTTAGCCAGTATGAACCAATTTCAGAGCACCTAATCCTGGACCCTCACTTTTTTCCAAAAAAGTACCAACGAAAATCCAAATGCACCCCATAACGATGGGATTTCAGGTTGATCTTGAAGGAAAAGGTGGAATATAATGAATTCAATTCATAATATTGAGGTGGATGGAAAATGAGCGCACCAAGCCTACAGTCTTTTCAAGACCAAGTTTCTGAACTGTTGCTCCGTCACCGCAGCCTGTTGGATGTCTTGTCAAAGATGGGACAAACCAACGCCGCTGCCGTCCGTTCCGTGACCAAATCCGTAACCGAATGCGGTTGCATCGAGCTGCACGCCACCAAACAAGACTTCGAGCCAGGCATGAATTTGCAGCAAGCGAAAGAAACAATCGCCAAGCACGTCCATGGTGAGCTGTGCGAAAATTGCCGGGATGTCATTACTAATGAGCTTGGACGCAACCTTTTCTATATGTCCGCCCTTTGCAATTTGCTGGATATTAACATGGAAGAGATCGTGGAGCGCGAATCGCAAAAATGCGCCACGCTGGGTTTTTTTAACTTATCGTAAGCGTATCTTGTACTTAGGTAATGGGGAAAATGCATCGTAAGAGGAAATCAAAAAGGCATCGATCCTTTCCGCCCGCGGGAGATCCATGCCTTTTTTCTTATTGGTGGGGTTGTTTGGTTGTTCTCATCGTTTGGGACGATACGCTTCTTGAGCATCATTGTCTTCATCGTCCTGATGTTTGCGGCGAAGCAGCCGGTTGATGTTCTGCCGAAGACCGTATGCCGCGTAAATGACCAATGGGATAAAAATCAACTTGGCTGTCTGATCCGGAAATACGACGGCGATCACCACCGCAAAAATCACAACCAGCGGCGTATACAGGATGGTTCTCTTTGGTAAGCCGATCTTTTTGAAATTCGGATATCTTACCGTGCTAATCATCAAATACGATAACAGAATCATGGATACCACAAAGTATGGTGCCGAAATTTCCCGGTAAAACAGCGACAGTGTTGCCAGAACCCCGCCTGCAGCCGGAATCGGCAACCCGATGAAATAGCCCGGAGCCCCCTTCTGAACGTTAAACCGGGCCAGCCGCAACGCCCCGCACATCGGGAAGATGATCGTGACTGCCCAAGCGACGCCGGAAGGAAGGCTGTGAAAAGAAATCATGTACATAATCAGTGCTGGAGCCAAACCAAATGATATCAGATCCGATAAAGAATCGAGCTCTTTGCCGAACTCGCTTTGAGCGTTCAGCGCACGGGCGACCCGTCCGTCTAAACCATCGAGCAGCATAGCGACAATTACCATAATGGCGGCCAAGCTAAATCGGCCTTCCATTGCCAGCAAAATCGCCAGCATTCCGAGAACCAAGTTACCTAATGTAAAAAGGTTCGGAAGGGATTTTGTAATCATCTCTTCACCTCGAGTAGATATTCCTGAACCATTCATTGATGATAGGTGATTTAGATTTGTCTGTCAATGAACACCTGTTCCTGCAAGCGTTTGAGCCCCTCTTTGATGGAGCGTGCCCGCACCTCGCCGATCCCGTCGACTTCATCCAGCTCCTCGATGCTGGCCATCATCACATTTGGTAAGCGGCCAAACCGTTCGACCAGATTGTGAATAATGACATTGGGCAAACGGGGAATTTTATTCAACACGCGATATCCCCGCGGTGAGATCAACTCCTCCGAAGTCGCGGCGGAAGAAGGATAACCCAAGAGCTTCGTGATATGGTTATCATCCAGCAGCTCATCGTCGGTGGAGCGTTTCAGCCCCATAATAATTTCTCGGATCGCTTCGTCGGAGTCTTCTTTGGCATAGTCTTTATACAGCAGCCAAGCCTCTTCCTCCATGTTGCTGACCAGTTCCTCCATCTGCATGCTGATCAGACGTCCCTCGGTCCCCAATTCGTTGATGAACCGTTTGATCTCCATCTTGATCCGGATGACCATTTCCACCCGTTGAATGACGTTGATCACCTCTGGCAAGGATACAAGCTCCTCAAATTCGGAGGCCGTCAGGTTCGTTAAGGCTTGATTCAGAACGGAGCGGTACTTCTCCAACGTCTGAATCGCTTGGTTCGCCTTGGTCAGGATCACGCCGATTTCCTTCAGGGCATACCGTAATCCCCCTTGATACAGCGTGATAATGTTCCGGCGCTGGGAGATGGAGACGACCAGCTTGCCGGTCTGTTTGGCCACCCGTTCGGCCGTACGGTGCCGGATCCCTGTCTCCGAGGAAGCGATCGAGGAGTCGGGGATAAGTTGAGTATTGGCATACAGGATTCGCTTCAAGTCTTCGCTAAGGATAATGGCTCCGTCCATTTTGGCCAGCTCATAGAGATAGTTCGGCGAGAAATCACAGTTGATGGAGAAGCCGCCCTCAACGACTTCCATGACCTCCGGGCTGTAACCAACAACAATCAGACCACCGGTTTTGGCCCGTAACACGTTTTCGAGTCCGTCACGAAAAGCCGTTCCCGGTGCGACAAGTTTCAGCAATTCGTTCATTTTCTCTGCATGGGTAGTTTCCTTCATCATCTAATGCCCCCTAATCTAACGCAACAGCTAGCGCATCTGCAACGGTATTTACACCTATTAATTGGATCCCTTGCGGACCTTTCCACCCTTTCATGCTCTTCTCCGGCAAAATGACTCGTTTAAAGCCCAGCTTGGCCGCTTCCTTCACGCGTTGCTCCGCCCGGGAAACTGCCCGCACTTCGCCGGTCAAACCAACTTCTCCAAAGAACACGTCATACGGCTTCGTTGGGATGTCGCGGAAGCTTGAAGCTACACTTACCGCGATGGCCAGATCGACCGCCGGTTCATCCAGCTTCACCCCGCCGGCCAGGTTGACGTAAGCGTCCTGATTTTGCAGGAACATCCCCATTCGCTTCTCAAGGACGGCGATAATCAGGTTCATCCGCTGATAGTCTACCCCCGTGGCCATCCGTCTTGGCGAAGGAAAATGGGTGGCTGAAATCAAGGCCTGCAGCTCGACCAGCATCGGGCGCGTCCCCTCCATGCTGGCAACGACAGTGGAGCCCGCCACGCCGAGCGGCCGTTCGGATAGAAACAGCTCCGACGGATTTGCCACCTCCGCCAGGCCGGATTCGTTCATTTCAAAAATGCCAATTTCGTTAGTCGAACCAAAGCGGTTCTTCACGGCCCGAAGCAGCCGATAGGAATGATGCCGTTCGCCTTCGAAATACAACACGCAATCGACCATATGCTCCAGCAGACGCGGTCCTGCGATCGCCCCTTCCTTGGTCACGTGACCGACCAGCACCGTGGCAATGCCTTGCCCTTTGGCAATCCGCATAAACCTTGCAGTACATTCCCGCACCTGTGATACACTTCCGGGAGCGCTGGTAACCTCCGGCAAGTAAACCGTCTGGATCGAATCGATCACCAGGAAATTCGGTTTGACCTGTTCGATCGCTTCTTCGATCCCGTCCATGCTGCTTTCGCACAAGACGAACAGTTCCGCAGACAAGGTTCCCAACCGTTCCGCCCGTAACTTCGTCTGGCGGACGGATTCCTCCCCTGAGATATACAAGACTCTCAGGCCGCTGCGCGCCATTTCATGCGAGGTCTGCAGCAACAGGGTCGATTTCCCGATACCGGGATCTCCCCCAACCAGGACCAGCGAGCCCGGCACGACACCGCCGCCAAGCACCCGGTTTAATTCCCCGATGCCCGTTTGAATTCGCGGTTCTTTGCCGCTCTCTATATTTATGATCGATTCCGGCTTTTCTTTCGCATGAAAAATCCCGGAAGTCATTCCCTGCGTTTTGACGGGTTTCTCCACTTCTTCTACCATGGAGTTCCAAGCGCCGCAGCCCGGGCATTTTCCATACCATTTGGGCGATTCATAACCGCAATCGGAGCAAAAAAACTTATGTTTTACTTTAACCATTTATCTCTCCTTCTCGCCTCTGCAATATTTTACAGACTTAGCAGACACCGTATCGTTAGGGTTACTAAAATTTTACCACCCTTTCGCTTTGATCGAAAGCTATGAGACCACGGCCGCCATGGCGGCAGGATTTAAAAAAGGCAGCCCCAAAGCATCGCTTTGGAAGCTGCCTTTCACTTATTTCATCGGCTTTAACGTTACGGATTTGTAGAATTTAACTACATTTTTTTACACAAGTTACGCATTTTTGATGAACGTTCCCGTACGTTCGACCTTCAGTTCACCATTTTCTTCGTCAATCGTCAACGAGTCGCCTTTCTTCACGTTGCCGGTCAGCAGTTCTTCGGACAGGCGGTCTTCGATATGCTTCTGAATTGCCCGGCGGAGCGGACGTGCGCCATACGCAGGATCGTAGCCCACCTTCGCCAGGAACGCCTTCGCCCGATCAGTCAGCGTAAAGTCGACATCGTATTCGCGCAGGCGTTTACGCAGTTCTTCGGACATCAGTGTGACGATTTGACCGATATGCGCTTCCTCGAGCGAATGGAAGACGATAATTTCGTCGATCCGGTTCAGGAACTCCGGACGGAAGCTCTTCTTCAGCTCTTCCATCACTTTGTCCTTCATGTTGTCGTAATCCGCACCCGCATCTTGAACCGCGGTGAAACCGAGCCGCGTATTGCGTTTGATCGCTTCGGCACCAACATTCGAGGTCAGGATGATCAGCGTGTTGCGGAAATCGACCACACGGCCCTTGGAGTCGGTCAACCGGCCGTCTTCCAGCACTTGCAGCAGAATATTAAACACTTCCGGATGCGCCTTCTCGATTTCGTCCAGCAGGACAACGGAATACGGTTTGCGGCGCACTTTCTCGGTCAGCTGGCCGCCTTCTTCATATCCGACATATCCTGGAGGTGCGCCAACGAGACGGGCTGTGGAGTGTTTCTCCATGTACTCGGACATGTCGATCCGGATCACGGCGTTCTCGTCGCCAAACATCGCTTCGGCAAGTGCGCGAGCCAGCTCGGTTTTACCTACCCCGGTTGGACCCAGGAAGATAAAGGAGCCCATCGGACGCTTCGGATCCTTGAGTCCTGCACGTGCCCGGCGGATCGCCCGGCTGACCGCCTTCACGGCTTCCTCTTGCCCGATGACACGCTCATGCAGGATTTTCTCCATATTGAGCAAGCGTTCGGTTTCCTCTTCCTTCAGCTTGTTAACCGGAATTCCCGTCCAGCTGGCAACGACTTGGGCGATATCCTCCGGCGTAACTTCGGAATCGGTGCGTCCTTGTTTTTCTTTCCATTGGTTCTTCGTCGTGTCGAGCTCTTCGCGAATCTTCTGTTCTGTATCACGAAGCGCCGCCGCTTTCTCGAATTCCTGGCTTTGCACCGCCGCGTCTTTCTCCTTGCGGATGTCCTCCAGGCGGCTTTCCAGCTGTTTCAGATTCGGCGGTACCGTGTACGAGTTGAGCCTTACTTTAGACCCCGCCTCGTCGATCAGGTCGATCGCTTTGTCCGGCAGGAAGCGGTCTTGGATGTAACGGTCGGACAATTTGACCGCTTGCTCGATCGCCTCGTCGGTGATTTTCACGCGATGGTGCGCTTCATAGCGATCACGCAGCCCGTGCAGGATTTGGATCGCTTCTTCGACCGACGGCTGATCCACCGTGATCGGTTGGAAACGACGTTCCAGCGCGGCGTCTTTTTCAATATATTTCCGGTATTCATCCAGCGTGGTTGCGCCGATGCATTGCAGCTCGCCGCGAGCCAGCGCCGGCTTCAAGATGTTCGAAGCGTCGATCGCGCCTTCTGCACCGCCCGCTCCAATCAGCGTATGCAGCTCGTCGATAAAGAGGATGATATTCCCGGCTTGGCGAATTTCGTCCATGATCTTTTTCAAGCGGTCCTCAAACTCACCGCGGTATTTCGTCCCCGCAACGACGGAGCCCATATCCAACGTCATGACGCGTTTGTCACGC
This region includes:
- a CDS encoding nucleoside triphosphate pyrophosphohydrolase family protein, giving the protein MSAPSLQSFQDQVSELLLRHRSLLDVLSKMGQTNAAAVRSVTKSVTECGCIELHATKQDFEPGMNLQQAKETIAKHVHGELCENCRDVITNELGRNLFYMSALCNLLDINMEEIVERESQKCATLGFFNLS
- the pssA gene encoding CDP-diacylglycerol--serine O-phosphatidyltransferase, whose protein sequence is MITKSLPNLFTLGNLVLGMLAILLAMEGRFSLAAIMVIVAMLLDGLDGRVARALNAQSEFGKELDSLSDLISFGLAPALIMYMISFHSLPSGVAWAVTIIFPMCGALRLARFNVQKGAPGYFIGLPIPAAGGVLATLSLFYREISAPYFVVSMILLSYLMISTVRYPNFKKIGLPKRTILYTPLVVIFAVVIAVVFPDQTAKLIFIPLVIYAAYGLRQNINRLLRRKHQDDEDNDAQEAYRPKR
- the disA gene encoding DNA integrity scanning diadenylate cyclase DisA, producing MKETTHAEKMNELLKLVAPGTAFRDGLENVLRAKTGGLIVVGYSPEVMEVVEGGFSINCDFSPNYLYELAKMDGAIILSEDLKRILYANTQLIPDSSIASSETGIRHRTAERVAKQTGKLVVSISQRRNIITLYQGGLRYALKEIGVILTKANQAIQTLEKYRSVLNQALTNLTASEFEELVSLPEVINVIQRVEMVIRIKMEIKRFINELGTEGRLISMQMEELVSNMEEEAWLLYKDYAKEDSDEAIREIIMGLKRSTDDELLDDNHITKLLGYPSSAATSEELISPRGYRVLNKIPRLPNVIIHNLVERFGRLPNVMMASIEELDEVDGIGEVRARSIKEGLKRLQEQVFIDRQI
- the radA gene encoding DNA repair protein RadA; protein product: MVKVKHKFFCSDCGYESPKWYGKCPGCGAWNSMVEEVEKPVKTQGMTSGIFHAKEKPESIINIESGKEPRIQTGIGELNRVLGGGVVPGSLVLVGGDPGIGKSTLLLQTSHEMARSGLRVLYISGEESVRQTKLRAERLGTLSAELFVLCESSMDGIEEAIEQVKPNFLVIDSIQTVYLPEVTSAPGSVSQVRECTARFMRIAKGQGIATVLVGHVTKEGAIAGPRLLEHMVDCVLYFEGERHHSYRLLRAVKNRFGSTNEIGIFEMNESGLAEVANPSELFLSERPLGVAGSTVVASMEGTRPMLVELQALISATHFPSPRRMATGVDYQRMNLIIAVLEKRMGMFLQNQDAYVNLAGGVKLDEPAVDLAIAVSVASSFRDIPTKPYDVFFGEVGLTGEVRAVSRAEQRVKEAAKLGFKRVILPEKSMKGWKGPQGIQLIGVNTVADALAVALD
- the clpC gene encoding ATP-dependent protease ATP-binding subunit ClpC encodes the protein MMFGRFTERAQKVLALAQEEAVRLGHNNIGTEHVLLGLIREGEGIAAKALIGLGLGLEKIQDEVETLIGRGQEQPTNIAYTPRAKKVIELSMDEARKLGHTYVGTEHILLGLIREGEGVAARVLNNLGISLNKARQQVLQLLGSSEAVSSHHGTPTNVNTPTLDSLARDLTAAAKEGNLDPVIGRSKEIERVIQVLSRRTKNNPVLIGEPGVGKTAIAEGLAQKIINNEIPETLRDKRVMTLDMGSVVAGTKYRGEFEDRLKKIMDEIRQAGNIILFIDELHTLIGAGGAEGAIDASNILKPALARGELQCIGATTLDEYRKYIEKDAALERRFQPITVDQPSVEEAIQILHGLRDRYEAHHRVKITDEAIEQAVKLSDRYIQDRFLPDKAIDLIDEAGSKVRLNSYTVPPNLKQLESRLEDIRKEKDAAVQSQEFEKAAALRDTEQKIREELDTTKNQWKEKQGRTDSEVTPEDIAQVVASWTGIPVNKLKEEETERLLNMEKILHERVIGQEEAVKAVSRAIRRARAGLKDPKRPMGSFIFLGPTGVGKTELARALAEAMFGDENAVIRIDMSEYMEKHSTARLVGAPPGYVGYEEGGQLTEKVRRKPYSVVLLDEIEKAHPEVFNILLQVLEDGRLTDSKGRVVDFRNTLIILTSNVGAEAIKRNTRLGFTAVQDAGADYDNMKDKVMEELKKSFRPEFLNRIDEIIVFHSLEEAHIGQIVTLMSEELRKRLREYDVDFTLTDRAKAFLAKVGYDPAYGARPLRRAIQKHIEDRLSEELLTGNVKKGDSLTIDEENGELKVERTGTFIKNA